TTTACATTTAAGTGACTAAAGTGTGTGTATTGTTGGCTTTTGGCAGCCATTATTCTTTTATGCAGACAGTAATGTTCTTACCTGGCCAGGTGTGTCAAGGACTCTGTCACATTGTTTCCTGTGTAGGCACTGACCTCAAAAAACATCACCTTGTTTTCCTATATAACATACACATATAAAGATATCAGACAAACTAcaagaacagtggttcccaaccttttttggctcatgaccccattttaacatcacaaatttctggcgaccccagacattgaaaatggagacattttttggctaaattttttttttgatcatgtaatagtttgctatactatgttgcaaacaaacattaattttagacgacatttagtctatataatgtatattattatggatggaggcagaaaatccaggtctAGATTACTGCACCAAGtgagtattttattttccttggtcaggatatgtacagtcagtccagcttgtatttacaagactgacaattaatgctgaacaaacaataactcaaactatgaattatgaaagagctgcagcatctgaaaccgaccacaatgaacatatgaaagataaacagtaccacagtgcttcagtttcagcttcacagtttatcatgtctttattgtgattgtctctctcatctCACCATATTTAATGGGACAGCTGAGCCTGCACACGTCACTGCagcctttttaaaaaatttttaacaattgcaagaaatttcaggcgaccccatttgaattccagatgaccccatgtgggctcatgaccccaaggttgaaaaacactgtactagaaAGTTGCAGAGCTGGAGATTATTTTTGCTATTTTGGGATCAAAGAACACTACAATTAATCAACAAGGATAGGATAGTGATGCTGAACATTTATAAAAGTATGAGCAATACATTTTGATACGCTTTACTGCACTTGTTATGATTGATCCTTCTATAAACCCATCCCAAAAATGGCTGCTGTCCAATCTTATATTAATGACTGTAACCAGGCATGAGTCAAACTTTTGGAATAAATGAAGGTTGAAGAAGTGTGTGAATAGAGGACATAAATATAAGTGTGTATACATGTATTTGGTGACGTAATGTGTGCGAGTGATTGATGCATGTGATTTATCATGTAGAAACATTACATCACCATTTTTATCACTTGTTAGTCATAATTTAATAGAATGTGAGGTAAAATTACCCCTAAGGGTGTGCTGATGTGATGCACAGTCATTCATTAATTTAGATTTTTATAGTTGCTTTTATAGTTTAGTCTATGATGGGACTTGTAAGCCTGGCAGCAGATATATTATTGGTTTACAGGAGGGTGTCATTTTTCCCGAAATGTAAAAGCCACTCACAGATGAACTTAGTGACTGTTACTCACTACATACGGAATGAGAAGGTAGGAGGTTCATTACTAACCATAGACACACATAAACTGCGTAAAAATAAGATGTTATGTATATTTTAAGGATGTCTAAGAACTGGTGGgatcttttcattgttttatgaCATACTAAGTAATCAGTCACATATAAATAAGATGCAAGTTAAGGTTAACATGAATAACTTGACAGGcataacaacagcaacaaaacaatGAAGGCCACAGGATACTTCAGACAGAAAATATTTGGACAAGGTTCCATTTTAAATgttatatacaaaaaaatacatgaagaCTGTTATAGATTGTTAACATAAACTTACAAAAGCTAGGAGTTCAGCCTCTTTGAATGACACCTGCCTGTCTCCATCCATGTCCATTTTGTTGCCCAGCAGGAGGATAGGGATCCCTTCTCCTgcagcttcctgataaaaccaaATGACAGGATAATATTTAAGAGATTCAAGTCCATATTTGCCCTGTTGGTAGAACAGACAAATGTCTAATGTTATGAGTGGTATTACTAAAAGTCACGCTGAACATCTTTATTGAGGAAACAGTGTCTGTGAAAGTCAAAGGTCAGACCTGTACATTGGTAAGCCAAGGTCGAACAGCCTTGAAACTTTCCTCCACTGTGACATCGTACATCAACACCACACCGTCTGCCTTGCGAAAAAACTGCTTTGTTATGCTGCGGTACCTGTGTTGGTTACAGGATTTAGATGTCAGTATGtcaacctattaatacatgtatacAGAACACAGTATCATATTTATCAAATATAATGATAAGGCTACTTACCTCTCTTGACCTGCTGTATCCCACAACTGCATGGCTACCTGCATATTGTCAAGAGTTAATGTCTTAACGCTGTAGTCAATACCTACAATCAGGAAACACTACATTAAGTTCAGCATATTTTCACAGTGAAAAAGTGATATAAATGACCACTAGGGGAGTGACGCATGCTTCCACAGTGCTTCATTTCTGAGAAGAAGGAGAGAATGAAGTGGAGATAACACGGCTCAAGTGAGGATTGGGAAAGATGAAAGCAAGAGGGAAATACATCAAAAGTGACATAATCTGAAGTACAATGTGTGCCAGGGTTCTTAGACAGGCAGTGTGACTACAGAAGCCTTTTCATGTGATCCTAAGTCACCCACCAATCTTTTGTGTCAGcatccacaaacacacatgcacacacatcatTTGGATTTGTGAATACAACCCTAGATATTTTATTTACGATCATTTCCAGGTGCATATACAGTACTATACTATAGCAATGTCTTTCTTCTCACCCACAGTAGCAGTGGTGGAGGGGTGGAAACGGCCCTCACAGAAGGAGCGTAACAAGGATGTCTTGCCTACGCTGGAGTTACCGACAAGGACCACCTTAAACAAACGATCTGGGGCCAGTAATGTGTTTTCTTTTGCCTTCTGATGaggaaaacagacagaggaaGAGAGACAGAGTAAGGAAAAGAAATTAATGTTAATCTATTTCCATTTGTCTTCAAAATTCAGCATTCCAAACATACATGCTGAGTCTCTTTTCCAACTGGCTGTCCTCGAGGAGACATGGGTGTCATCTTTGTCCAGCTAAACAGAGATTTCCTCGCCTGAGTGGCATCTGTTTGCATGGGGCTTTGCCTGGAGGGAGGGGTGGCTGATAGGTCGGTTGCCACAACAACACTAGATTCAATGTCACtttgtgcttcttcttcttcttcctcctcttcctcatccccctcatcttcctcctcactGAGCTGATGTAGTAGGAGTTGAGGCCCCCCTTGGAGTAGGTGTGGTAGGTGGTCCTCTTCAATTGAGATCACTCGACGGAGTGGCCACCCATCTGGAGGGGCATCCAAGACCTCATCCTCTACACGTGTCATTCtttctttttctactttttttgctctgtctctgtctttcccAGTGAACCTCTGAGGGTTGGTCATCTTGCTAGGTAGTTTTCTTGCCTTTGTCTTTACATCTCGCACAGTGGATGGAGCAGGATTGGCATATCCATTGGCTAAACCAGTGTTCTTCTTCACCGTAGGACGCTGCTGGCATGCTGGGGTGCTGGCCGTTGTAGCTGAGGCAGTGGCTGTGTCATCCTCACTAGAGGAGGAGGAACCAACAAACACGATTTGAAGGTGCTCTATAGGCAAGGCCTCCAGAGACTGATAGGACCCATCCACCAACAGTGGTGTTCTTTGGAAACAGGAGAAACAGAGGATATACTGAAATTAACTTcacttggataaaaaaaaatatatatatatatgtgtatatatataaatatatagtgGCCAAATCAGTCAGTGGTTGGTAACAAAATGGACTGATGGTGTGCCATCAGATTTTAGTTTTATCTGAAATAAGATCTTAACAGAGTTGATTGTTGTTAAGTGTGTAGAATCAGATATCCTCTGTTTTCCTTCTTAAAATGTGAtttttccacatacagaacaaaaaATTCTTCCCTGTCTCACAGGTGAGAATCTGACAGCAATGATTTGTGTTCAAGTGTATTTAGATTATAAATGAATCACCTTCTTGTCGGCTGGCTGGTGTCATCAAATATATTGGCAAGTCCAGCTCTCTGCTTCTGCTTCTTTCTGAGTGACGTTCGAGGCttgtttaaacaaaaaaaagatgagttAGACAGTTTTTTCAGTCAATTAGTTTATGGTGTCGGTGTATACTGCTGCAGTGCAGTTCACAGAAAATTCATACTTACAACACCACAACATATGTCTCGTTCATCCTTTAAATGTTTATTCATTTCTCTGGGAACATTGAAAAGGGAAattaaaagcagagaaaaaagcAGAATCTAACATGGAAAAAGTACTTGAAAGAATATAAAGCCTTTCATATCTGTATCACATGGAGCTTTTCAAATCCTTTAATTTAATTTGGTAGCAGGTGGAACTTTGCCCAGGACTTACTGAAGTGTGCTcccagaaaagattaaaaaacagCAACTTAGAGTTACCATCCGTGACACCAGTCTTAGGACTAATGGGATGGCATCAGTGTACCTGAGAAGATCTAGCTGCTTCATGAGactttgtttttctctctgtAGTCCTTCAGTTACTCTGTACATTTCCCTGAAACAAGACAGACATAAGACACAGTCTCAATTCCCATTCTACTACAACTAGAAAAATAATTTTGCTGTTTCAGATTAAATGTCttgataataaataatattttttttaaaaaatctaaaataatggATATGTTGTTATAAATCTATGTGTAGTAAATGTGTATACCCACATTTCTTTCTCTTGGTGCAGGCGGGCAGCCTGCTCTTGCAGTATGGCCAGCTGTTCCTGAGCGAGCCCAAGCTCCTGGCTGGTGCTGTCCAATGCTCTGGACAGCTCATCATTGGTCATCTTCAACTTGACATTCTCCACGTGGCTCTCCTGCTTCTCACTGCTCAGCTCACGACACTGGAGCTCTAACTACAGAGGGAAAAATGTGCATGAATACAACTGCGTAATGGTGAATGTGGGTAGTAGAGAAGAGGATTGTCAAGGATCAAAACCACAACCCTTCAgtaatacacatgatgacatgCACATTATGTGGCCTATTCTTTGTTAGTAACAGTATACGGTGGTATGCACCACATTTGACAGATTAACATTTCCTTTTATTTTGCTATTTAGCTGAGTTATGTAACTTCTAATCATTCTGGATCATTTGTCATATCATTTAAAACCAATAAGCATTAGCTGCACCAAG
This region of Sphaeramia orbicularis chromosome 12, fSphaOr1.1, whole genome shotgun sequence genomic DNA includes:
- the cracr2ab gene encoding ras and EF-hand domain-containing protein isoform X1, producing MEEEVSRVNGFRQNPVRRGSDWGRITLLDKTKEFFQICDVEGKGFITRTDMRRLHSELPLSAEELEDVFDSLDTDHTGYLTLEAFSSGFSLFLHGRRISVTDDQNIPPGPSLRAKEALYQSQWEAKLAVVEDEEERHFCMLLDSLGASNVFEDPGEVRSLWTQLRRDEPHLLSNFEEFLARVTHQIKEAHQEKKEMESALQRKAATHDSEIRHLYEEMEAQIKTEKDRLLLKDSERLQVRSQDLELKLFSKERELEQLFQKQKRLELQCRELSSEKQESHVENVKLKMTNDELSRALDSTSQELGLAQEQLAILQEQAARLHQEKEMEMYRVTEGLQREKQSLMKQLDLLREMNKHLKDERDICCGVPRTSLRKKQKQRAGLANIFDDTSQPTRRTPLLVDGSYQSLEALPIEHLQIVFVGSSSSSEDDTATASATTASTPACQQRPTVKKNTGLANGYANPAPSTVRDVKTKARKLPSKMTNPQRFTGKDRDRAKKVEKERMTRVEDEVLDAPPDGWPLRRVISIEEDHLPHLLQGGPQLLLHQLSEEEDEGDEEEEEEEEEAQSDIESSVVVATDLSATPPSRQSPMQTDATQARKSLFSWTKMTPMSPRGQPVGKETQHKAKENTLLAPDRLFKVVLVGNSSVGKTSLLRSFCEGRFHPSTTATVGIDYSVKTLTLDNMQVAMQLWDTAGQERYRSITKQFFRKADGVVLMYDVTVEESFKAVRPWLTNVQEAAGEGIPILLLGNKMDMDGDRQVSFKEAELLAFENKVMFFEVSAYTGNNVTESLTHLARVLMEQEDKVRDTTVILSAQPIKKKACCK
- the cracr2ab gene encoding ras and EF-hand domain-containing protein isoform X2; the protein is MEEEVSRVNGFRQNPVRRGSDWGRITLLDKTKEFFQICDVEGKGFITRTDMRRLHSELPLSAEELEDVFDSLDTDHTGYLTLEAFSSGFSLFLHGRRISVTDDQNIPPGPSLRAKEALYQSQWEAKLAVVEDEEERHFCMLLDSLGASNVFEDPGEVRSLWTQLRRDEPHLLSNFEEFLARVTHQIKEAHQEKKEMESALQRKAATHDSEIRHLYEEMEAQIKTEKDRLLLKDSERLQVRSQDLELKLFSKERELEQLFQKQKRLELQCRELSSEKQESHVENVKLKMTNDELSRALDSTSQELGLAQEQLAILQEQAARLHQEKEMEMYRVTEGLQREKQSLMKQLDLLREMNKHLKDERDICCGVPRTSLRKKQKQRAGLANIFDDTSQPTRSEDDTATASATTASTPACQQRPTVKKNTGLANGYANPAPSTVRDVKTKARKLPSKMTNPQRFTGKDRDRAKKVEKERMTRVEDEVLDAPPDGWPLRRVISIEEDHLPHLLQGGPQLLLHQLSEEEDEGDEEEEEEEEEAQSDIESSVVVATDLSATPPSRQSPMQTDATQARKSLFSWTKMTPMSPRGQPVGKETQHKAKENTLLAPDRLFKVVLVGNSSVGKTSLLRSFCEGRFHPSTTATVGIDYSVKTLTLDNMQVAMQLWDTAGQERYRSITKQFFRKADGVVLMYDVTVEESFKAVRPWLTNVQEAAGEGIPILLLGNKMDMDGDRQVSFKEAELLAFENKVMFFEVSAYTGNNVTESLTHLARVLMEQEDKVRDTTVILSAQPIKKKACCK